Proteins found in one Erythrobacter sp. KY5 genomic segment:
- the cheB gene encoding chemotaxis-specific protein-glutamate methyltransferase CheB: MIVDDSLTVRTVLKRIVESDGAMEVTATASSGERAIAQLGTTDADVLLLDLEMPGMGGLEALPAILAAAPDLQVLVVSSLTDDGAEATVQALSTGAADTMLKPRPGGFNEDYRSQLLGKIRALGGKGDNAAASANAQISAQEAKPARLSRPAQLPELVAIGASTGGIHALNLMLRELTPDFDLPILITQHLPSSFIPVFARQVEVASGRPTHIADDGTEIRKGEIAIATGHGHMIVKRLGETLVARISSEPARSGCLPSVDPMLRSAADACNGRVHAIILSGMGRDGFDGVQHLRESGGTVWTQDAETSAVWGMPGAVTKAGFSDYVAAPPALGQALMAQIGTISGTAQPTRQSVTT; the protein is encoded by the coding sequence ATGATCGTCGATGATTCGCTGACCGTTCGCACGGTCCTGAAGCGCATCGTGGAAAGCGACGGCGCGATGGAAGTCACCGCGACCGCATCGTCCGGCGAGCGGGCGATCGCACAGCTCGGCACGACCGACGCCGATGTCCTGCTGCTCGATCTCGAAATGCCCGGCATGGGCGGTCTCGAAGCGCTGCCTGCTATCCTCGCGGCCGCGCCGGACCTTCAGGTGCTGGTCGTCTCATCCCTGACCGATGACGGGGCCGAGGCCACCGTTCAGGCGCTTTCCACCGGTGCGGCCGACACCATGCTCAAGCCGCGTCCCGGTGGCTTCAACGAGGATTACCGCAGTCAGCTTCTCGGCAAGATCCGCGCGCTCGGCGGCAAAGGCGATAATGCAGCCGCCAGCGCCAATGCGCAGATCAGCGCTCAGGAGGCCAAACCAGCGAGACTGTCGCGCCCGGCCCAGCTTCCGGAGCTCGTCGCAATCGGTGCGTCGACGGGAGGCATTCACGCGCTCAATCTGATGCTGCGTGAACTCACACCCGATTTCGATCTGCCGATTTTGATAACGCAGCACCTGCCCAGCTCGTTCATCCCGGTGTTCGCGCGCCAGGTCGAGGTTGCGAGCGGTCGTCCCACCCATATCGCGGATGACGGAACCGAAATCCGCAAGGGCGAAATCGCCATCGCGACCGGGCACGGGCACATGATCGTGAAGCGGCTGGGCGAAACGCTTGTGGCGCGTATTTCCAGCGAACCTGCTCGCAGTGGTTGCCTGCCTTCGGTTGACCCGATGCTGCGCAGCGCCGCCGACGCCTGCAATGGCCGCGTTCATGCAATTATCCTGTCAGGCATGGGCCGCGATGGTTTCGATGGTGTCCAGCACCTGCGCGAATCGGGCGGGACCGTCTGGACCCAGGACGCGGAGACCAGCGCCGTCTGGGGAATGCCGGGAGCGGTCACGAAAGCGGGCTTCAGCGATTATGTGGCAGCGCCTCCCGCTCTGGGGCAGGCGCTTATGGCTCAGATCGGAACAATCAGCGGCACAGCGCAACCGACGCGCCAGAGTGTGACGACCTGA
- a CDS encoding response regulator, whose translation MKSCLVVDDSRVIRKVSRHILETLGFAVEEAENGKEGLEACEAKMPDVVLLDWNMPVMTGIEFITQLRKRPGGDKPKVVFCTTENDVAHIREAISAGADEYVMKPFDHETLQIKLQLVGFA comes from the coding sequence ATGAAAAGCTGCCTAGTCGTCGATGATTCCCGCGTAATTCGCAAAGTTTCGAGGCATATTCTCGAAACCTTGGGCTTTGCGGTCGAAGAAGCCGAAAATGGCAAGGAGGGCCTGGAAGCGTGCGAGGCCAAGATGCCCGACGTGGTCCTGCTTGACTGGAATATGCCGGTCATGACGGGGATCGAATTCATCACGCAATTGCGCAAGCGTCCCGGCGGTGACAAGCCGAAAGTGGTGTTCTGCACGACCGAAAACGACGTGGCTCATATCCGCGAGGCAATAAGTGCCGGCGCCGACGAATACGTGATGAAGCCGTTCGATCACGAAACATTGCAAATCAAACTGCAGCTGGTCGGCTTCGCGTGA
- a CDS encoding chemotaxis protein CheW, translated as MNELLVMCQIAGRRCAFRANDVQSVIEIGTITPVPRTPDFIAGLTAMRSQALTVIDCRRAIGFDPNAYALDHRAIVVASSGYSYALRIDSIEDITSAIGEPGSVPGGFGAEWASVASGLVETRTGPALMIDLAALIAGQTSIEHAA; from the coding sequence ATGAACGAGCTACTGGTCATGTGCCAGATCGCTGGCCGACGCTGCGCTTTCAGGGCGAATGACGTGCAATCCGTGATCGAGATCGGCACCATCACGCCCGTACCGCGCACGCCTGATTTCATTGCAGGCCTCACCGCCATGCGCAGTCAGGCGCTGACTGTCATCGATTGCCGCCGCGCCATCGGTTTCGATCCGAACGCCTATGCGCTCGATCACCGCGCCATTGTGGTCGCCTCCTCGGGCTATTCCTATGCGCTTCGGATCGATTCCATCGAGGACATCACCTCTGCCATCGGCGAACCGGGCAGTGTTCCGGGAGGTTTCGGTGCGGAATGGGCCAGTGTCGCCAGCGGCCTCGTCGAAACCCGCACAGGGCCTGCGCTGATGATCGACCTTGCCGCGCTGATCGCAGGACAGACTTCAATCGAGCATGCCGCTTAA
- a CDS encoding chemotaxis protein CheA, protein MDDLLADFVAETREMLEASAGEIVAWEADPADRARLDTIFRFVHTVKGNCGFFDFPRLAGLSHAAEDALADCRAGRRTPDAALVTAVLAIIDRIAQMVDVIEAGEEFPEGGDDELIAALEPGAEAVTGDVIDAGSEPVEDPEPAGENELPSPKKTEAPAAQRSIRLPVDLLDRVMSGVSDMVLARNDLAHRLRQAGTQPTIDGPFERLTTILSDVRDAITRMRMQRIETLFGALPRLARDLSNELGKQVLIDLEGGDVELDREMIEMIRDPLTHIIRNAIDHGIEKPSDRLAIGKRETGLLSIAARQAGNTISIVVSDDGRGLEEEKIAAKAVSTGLISAAQRSEMSRDAILQLVFEPGFSTAEEVSNVSGRGVGLDVVRDNLERVGGSIKVSSTPGVGTLFTLQIPLTLSIIAGLTVEVGEQRFAIPQSYVEEIIHASSKALDFTRAGESALVTFRDARVPCLMLTDALGLDEGDTPAEQRTMVMLRLASGDLFALAVDRIHSHGDLVVKPLAPAIMKAGVYAGSTLLDDGQPVLLLDVTNIASQHDLASDARSRVFRGAEEEQAKSEKPAMRAMLFTDFDGRRCAVRLELVQRIETAPVGAIDLTGDRPRAVIDGVILPLVGLPDGPLPAEKVRLLRLTDGSGQLVHAVREIDDAVELVDALRPVDTDPMIEAVTLVDGKTVTLIDGHALFARYGETPEAAIKPICRIPQTEWASTILAPLVTAAGYEIADDQDGDQDVAIWFDDEYQAALALDVEFAAPVIRLRDIPDGANMEETIYRYDRDGLVAALRSASNAARASGSNR, encoded by the coding sequence ATGGATGACCTGCTGGCGGATTTCGTCGCAGAGACACGGGAAATGCTGGAAGCCAGCGCAGGCGAGATCGTCGCCTGGGAAGCCGATCCGGCGGACCGTGCGCGGCTCGACACCATCTTCCGTTTCGTACACACGGTTAAAGGCAATTGCGGCTTTTTCGATTTCCCGCGTCTGGCTGGTCTCAGCCACGCGGCTGAAGACGCCCTTGCCGATTGCCGGGCCGGGCGCCGCACGCCTGATGCTGCACTGGTTACCGCAGTGCTCGCAATCATCGACCGGATCGCACAGATGGTCGATGTCATCGAAGCTGGCGAGGAATTCCCCGAAGGCGGCGATGACGAACTGATCGCTGCGCTGGAGCCCGGTGCCGAGGCCGTGACCGGAGATGTCATCGACGCAGGATCAGAACCGGTCGAAGACCCCGAGCCGGCGGGCGAAAACGAGCTGCCCTCTCCCAAAAAAACGGAAGCGCCCGCTGCCCAGCGCTCGATCCGTCTGCCTGTCGACCTGCTCGACCGGGTGATGAGCGGTGTGTCGGACATGGTGCTGGCGCGCAACGATCTTGCGCATCGCCTGCGTCAGGCGGGCACGCAGCCGACGATTGACGGTCCGTTCGAACGGCTCACCACGATCCTTTCCGATGTGCGCGATGCGATCACACGAATGCGCATGCAGCGTATCGAGACCCTGTTCGGCGCGCTGCCCCGGCTTGCGCGCGACCTGTCGAACGAGCTTGGAAAACAGGTTCTGATCGATCTTGAAGGCGGCGATGTCGAACTCGACCGCGAAATGATCGAAATGATACGGGATCCGCTCACTCACATCATCCGCAACGCGATCGATCACGGGATCGAGAAACCGTCTGACCGCCTCGCCATCGGCAAGCGTGAAACGGGCCTCCTCTCGATTGCCGCGCGTCAGGCTGGAAACACGATCTCGATCGTGGTCAGCGACGACGGACGCGGGCTCGAGGAAGAAAAGATCGCGGCCAAGGCGGTCTCCACCGGGTTGATCTCCGCCGCCCAGCGTTCGGAGATGAGCCGCGATGCGATCCTCCAACTTGTCTTTGAGCCCGGATTTTCCACCGCCGAGGAAGTCAGCAACGTATCGGGACGCGGCGTCGGGCTCGATGTGGTGCGCGACAATCTTGAGCGCGTCGGCGGCTCGATCAAAGTGAGCTCAACTCCGGGGGTCGGCACACTCTTCACCCTTCAGATCCCGCTCACGCTCAGCATCATTGCCGGGCTCACGGTCGAAGTCGGCGAGCAAAGGTTCGCAATACCGCAAAGCTACGTCGAAGAGATCATCCACGCATCATCCAAGGCACTCGACTTCACCCGTGCCGGAGAAAGCGCGCTCGTCACCTTCCGCGATGCACGCGTGCCATGCCTCATGCTGACCGACGCGCTCGGTCTGGACGAAGGCGATACGCCCGCTGAGCAACGCACGATGGTCATGTTGCGACTTGCGAGCGGTGACCTGTTCGCGCTCGCGGTCGACCGTATTCATTCGCATGGGGACCTCGTCGTCAAACCGCTGGCTCCTGCGATCATGAAAGCGGGCGTCTATGCTGGCTCAACCTTGCTCGACGATGGGCAGCCGGTGCTGCTGCTCGACGTGACGAACATCGCGTCGCAGCACGATCTTGCATCCGATGCCCGCAGCCGCGTCTTCCGGGGAGCTGAGGAAGAACAGGCCAAATCCGAAAAACCTGCCATGCGCGCAATGCTGTTTACCGATTTTGACGGCCGTCGCTGTGCCGTGCGGCTTGAGCTGGTGCAGCGCATCGAAACCGCGCCTGTCGGTGCCATCGACCTTACAGGCGACCGCCCTCGAGCGGTGATCGACGGCGTAATTTTGCCGCTGGTGGGCCTGCCTGACGGGCCACTGCCTGCCGAAAAGGTCCGTTTGCTGCGCCTGACCGACGGATCGGGCCAGCTGGTCCACGCAGTGCGCGAGATCGACGACGCGGTTGAGCTTGTCGATGCACTGAGGCCGGTCGACACCGATCCGATGATCGAAGCGGTCACGCTGGTCGATGGCAAAACCGTCACGTTGATCGACGGGCACGCGCTGTTCGCACGCTACGGCGAAACCCCGGAAGCGGCCATCAAACCGATTTGCCGCATCCCGCAGACCGAATGGGCCAGCACGATCCTTGCGCCGCTTGTCACCGCCGCTGGTTACGAGATCGCCGACGATCAGGATGGCGACCAGGATGTCGCAATCTGGTTCGACGACGAGTACCAGGCGGCCCTCGCGCTTGACGTTGAATTTGCGGCACCGGTCATCCGGCTTCGCGACATTCCGGATGGGGCCAATATGGAAGAGACGATCTATCGCTATGATCGCGATGGACTGGTCGCAGCCCTGCGTTCCGCATCCAATGCGGCACGTGCAAGCGGGAGCAATCGCTGA